A window of the uncultured Campylobacter sp. genome harbors these coding sequences:
- a CDS encoding helix-turn-helix domain-containing protein → MQQTTHERKKLRAYEVAKIYGVSQSTIWNYTKKGYLKPVKVGERVTLFDALECDQFFNGKNAERDNETGAHE, encoded by the coding sequence ATGCAACAAACTACACACGAAAGAAAAAAGCTAAGAGCTTATGAGGTGGCAAAGATTTACGGAGTAAGCCAAAGCACGATCTGGAATTACACTAAAAAAGGATACCTAAAGCCTGTAAAGGTGGGTGAGAGAGTAACCCTATTTGATGCTTTAGAGTGCGATCAATTCTTTAACGGCAAGAATGCGGAGCGAGACAATGAGACAGGCGCGCACGAATAA
- a CDS encoding tyrosine-type recombinase/integrase, with protein MTYFITPPKGYTYFNIISNIQAKAIIINKETEHYGKLTEIEDLRAFINKIYDYPFFLSTRNILKFALHIPLRVAPLTLLKWEYVDFDKKLLTIPRELQKNKNKSLGAFILPLSDEVNSILREQEREFKAYPYIFMNTSYKNPIHKDTPTKTIKEFEFYDRDTGRIITAHSLRGIFKTAVYNYREQHKTSTEAINKALDHLHGDRVELSYSEKATFLNELRGLFEWWSGFILNLRDEER; from the coding sequence ATAACATATTTCATTACGCCACCAAAAGGCTACACGTATTTTAATATCATCTCGAATATTCAGGCAAAGGCGATCATCATAAATAAAGAGACGGAGCACTACGGCAAGCTTACCGAGATAGAGGACTTAAGGGCGTTTATTAATAAAATTTACGATTATCCGTTTTTTCTTAGCACGCGCAATATTTTAAAATTTGCCCTGCATATTCCTTTGAGGGTCGCACCGCTTACGCTTTTAAAGTGGGAATATGTGGATTTTGACAAGAAACTTTTAACAATACCAAGAGAGCTACAAAAGAATAAGAATAAATCGCTAGGGGCTTTTATCTTGCCTCTAAGCGATGAGGTTAATAGTATCCTAAGAGAGCAGGAGCGAGAATTTAAAGCCTACCCGTATATCTTTATGAATACGAGCTACAAAAATCCGATCCACAAAGATACGCCTACAAAAACCATTAAAGAGTTTGAATTTTACGATAGAGATACCGGGCGGATAATAACGGCTCATAGCCTTAGAGGCATATTCAAAACAGCCGTTTACAACTACCGAGAGCAACACAAAACCAGCACGGAAGCAATCAACAAGGCGTTAGACCATCTGCACGGCGACAGGGTAGAGCTATCATACAGCGAAAAAGCAACCTTTTTAAACGAGCTTAGAGGGCTCTTTGAGTGGTGGAGCGGATTTATACTAAATTTGAGAGATGAGGAGCGATAA
- a CDS encoding integrase arm-type DNA-binding domain-containing protein: protein MAIDILKDTQIRKAIKKEKDYSLTDGGGLAILITSKDVKRWVFYYIDPASGKKCSVGFGLYPDITLARARELRAEYKSLISQGISPKEHKKQVREQRQSDHKQTFSKVFNEWLELEKMRVLPKTLQTKANRINNHITPLIGDRAIKSINHGEIAQILEQIGKETPQTAQIQHQLLNNIFHYATKRLHVF from the coding sequence ATGGCAATAGATATTTTAAAAGATACGCAAATACGCAAAGCAATCAAGAAAGAAAAAGACTACTCATTGACCGACGGCGGAGGCTTAGCGATACTTATTACCTCTAAAGACGTGAAAAGGTGGGTATTTTATTACATAGACCCGGCAAGCGGTAAAAAATGTAGCGTAGGCTTTGGGCTTTATCCGGATATTACCTTAGCAAGAGCAAGAGAGCTAAGGGCGGAATACAAAAGCCTAATATCGCAAGGCATAAGCCCAAAAGAGCACAAAAAGCAGGTAAGAGAGCAAAGACAAAGCGACCATAAGCAAACGTTTAGCAAAGTATTTAACGAGTGGCTGGAGCTTGAAAAAATGCGAGTGCTGCCAAAAACACTACAAACCAAAGCAAACCGTATAAATAATCATATTACGCCTCTTATAGGGGATAGAGCTATCAAAAGCATAAATCACGGCGAGATAGCGCAAATATTAGAACAGATAGGCAAAGAAACGCCTCAAACCGCGCAAATACAGCACCAGCTATTAAATAACATATTTCATTACGCCACCAAAAGGCTACACGTATTTTAA